In a single window of the Populus alba chromosome 16, ASM523922v2, whole genome shotgun sequence genome:
- the LOC118045878 gene encoding protein REVEILLE 8 isoform X1, producing MIMNTNSSSSTSTAGAGTEVNPGGPAQPMATPPPLAAATGTTSATSSDGSGKKVRKPYTITKSRESWTEEEHDKFLEALQLFDRDWKKIEDFVGSKTVIQIRSHAQKYFLKVQKNGTSAHVPPPRPKRKASHPYPQKASKFVLLPLPVSMPYPSSMNTFTPGYAPWDETSMFITSATRKIMPSQDEFANFHGAEADIGTKDVSDIGTKDVSRFSYNSTVSGLGTSSRTLPSAEMPKQGKQAPVLHGIPDFAEVYSFIGSVFDMETKGHVKKLNEMDPINFETVLMLMRNLTVNLSSPDFEPIRKVMSSYDVNSKTVGVAALNQSNDIAC from the exons ATGATAATGAACACCAACTCATCCTCTTCGACTTCAACGGCAGGAGCTGGAACGGAAGTGAATCCAGGTGGTCCTGCTCAACCAATGGCTACACCACCACCATTAGCAGCAGCTACAGGTACAACCTCAGCGACTAGCAGTGATGGGTCAGGCAAGAAAGTAAGAAAACCTTATACAATTACCAAGTCTCGTGAGAGTTGGACTGAGGAAGAGCATGACAAGTTCCTTGAAGCCCTTCAATT GTTTGATCGTGATTGGAAAAAGATTGAAGATTTTGTGGGATCAAAGACGGTGATCCAG ATTCGGAGTCATGCGCAGAAATACTTTCTGAAGGTCCAGAAGAATGGTACAAGTGCCCACGTCCCTCCTCCTCGCCCTAAACGCAAAGCCTCTCATCCCTACCCACAGAAGGCTTCAAAATTTG TTTTATTGCCACTCCCAGTATCCATGCCTTACCCTTCATCAATGAATACCTTTACACCGGGATATGCTCCATGGGATGAAACTTCAATGTTCATAACCTCCGCAACAAGAAAAATCATGCCATCGCAAGATGAGTTTGCTAATTTTCACGGAGCTGAAG CTGATATTGGAACAAAGGATGTATCAGATATTGGAACAAAGGATGTATCAAGGTTTAGTTACAATAGCACTGTCAGTGGCCTTGGGACATCAAGTAGAACATTGCCGAGTGCTGAGATGCCAAAGCAAGGGAAGCAAGCACCTGTGCTTCATG GTATACCAGATTTTGCTGAAGTATATAGCTTCATTGGAAGCGTTTTTGATATGGAAACGAAAGGGCATGTGAAAAAGCTCAACGAAATGGACccaataaattttgaaact GTTTTGATGTTGATGAGGAACCTTACTGTTAATTTGTCAAGCCCTGATTTTGAGCCAATT AGGAAGGTCATGTCATCTTATGATGTCAATAGCAAAACAGTGGGAGTTGCTGCCCTGAACCAGAGCAATGACATAGCATGTTGA
- the LOC118045878 gene encoding protein REVEILLE 8 isoform X2 translates to MIMNTNSSSSTSTAGAGTEVNPGGPAQPMATPPPLAAATGTTSATSSDGSGKKVRKPYTITKSRESWTEEEHDKFLEALQLFDRDWKKIEDFVGSKTVIQIRSHAQKYFLKVQKNGTSAHVPPPRPKRKASHPYPQKASKFVSMPYPSSMNTFTPGYAPWDETSMFITSATRKIMPSQDEFANFHGAEADIGTKDVSDIGTKDVSRFSYNSTVSGLGTSSRTLPSAEMPKQGKQAPVLHGIPDFAEVYSFIGSVFDMETKGHVKKLNEMDPINFETVLMLMRNLTVNLSSPDFEPIRKVMSSYDVNSKTVGVAALNQSNDIAC, encoded by the exons ATGATAATGAACACCAACTCATCCTCTTCGACTTCAACGGCAGGAGCTGGAACGGAAGTGAATCCAGGTGGTCCTGCTCAACCAATGGCTACACCACCACCATTAGCAGCAGCTACAGGTACAACCTCAGCGACTAGCAGTGATGGGTCAGGCAAGAAAGTAAGAAAACCTTATACAATTACCAAGTCTCGTGAGAGTTGGACTGAGGAAGAGCATGACAAGTTCCTTGAAGCCCTTCAATT GTTTGATCGTGATTGGAAAAAGATTGAAGATTTTGTGGGATCAAAGACGGTGATCCAG ATTCGGAGTCATGCGCAGAAATACTTTCTGAAGGTCCAGAAGAATGGTACAAGTGCCCACGTCCCTCCTCCTCGCCCTAAACGCAAAGCCTCTCATCCCTACCCACAGAAGGCTTCAAAATTTG TATCCATGCCTTACCCTTCATCAATGAATACCTTTACACCGGGATATGCTCCATGGGATGAAACTTCAATGTTCATAACCTCCGCAACAAGAAAAATCATGCCATCGCAAGATGAGTTTGCTAATTTTCACGGAGCTGAAG CTGATATTGGAACAAAGGATGTATCAGATATTGGAACAAAGGATGTATCAAGGTTTAGTTACAATAGCACTGTCAGTGGCCTTGGGACATCAAGTAGAACATTGCCGAGTGCTGAGATGCCAAAGCAAGGGAAGCAAGCACCTGTGCTTCATG GTATACCAGATTTTGCTGAAGTATATAGCTTCATTGGAAGCGTTTTTGATATGGAAACGAAAGGGCATGTGAAAAAGCTCAACGAAATGGACccaataaattttgaaact GTTTTGATGTTGATGAGGAACCTTACTGTTAATTTGTCAAGCCCTGATTTTGAGCCAATT AGGAAGGTCATGTCATCTTATGATGTCAATAGCAAAACAGTGGGAGTTGCTGCCCTGAACCAGAGCAATGACATAGCATGTTGA
- the LOC118045878 gene encoding protein REVEILLE 8 isoform X3: MIMNTNSSSSTSTAGAGTEVNPGGPAQPMATPPPLAAATGTTSATSSDGSGKKVRKPYTITKSRESWTEEEHDKFLEALQLFDRDWKKIEDFVGSKTVIQIRSHAQKYFLKVQKNGTSAHVPPPRPKRKASHPYPQKASKFVLLPLPVSMPYPSSMNTFTPGYAPWDETSMFITSATRKIMPSQDEFANFHGAEDIGTKDVSRFSYNSTVSGLGTSSRTLPSAEMPKQGKQAPVLHGIPDFAEVYSFIGSVFDMETKGHVKKLNEMDPINFETVLMLMRNLTVNLSSPDFEPIRKVMSSYDVNSKTVGVAALNQSNDIAC, encoded by the exons ATGATAATGAACACCAACTCATCCTCTTCGACTTCAACGGCAGGAGCTGGAACGGAAGTGAATCCAGGTGGTCCTGCTCAACCAATGGCTACACCACCACCATTAGCAGCAGCTACAGGTACAACCTCAGCGACTAGCAGTGATGGGTCAGGCAAGAAAGTAAGAAAACCTTATACAATTACCAAGTCTCGTGAGAGTTGGACTGAGGAAGAGCATGACAAGTTCCTTGAAGCCCTTCAATT GTTTGATCGTGATTGGAAAAAGATTGAAGATTTTGTGGGATCAAAGACGGTGATCCAG ATTCGGAGTCATGCGCAGAAATACTTTCTGAAGGTCCAGAAGAATGGTACAAGTGCCCACGTCCCTCCTCCTCGCCCTAAACGCAAAGCCTCTCATCCCTACCCACAGAAGGCTTCAAAATTTG TTTTATTGCCACTCCCAGTATCCATGCCTTACCCTTCATCAATGAATACCTTTACACCGGGATATGCTCCATGGGATGAAACTTCAATGTTCATAACCTCCGCAACAAGAAAAATCATGCCATCGCAAGATGAGTTTGCTAATTTTCACGGAGCTGAAG ATATTGGAACAAAGGATGTATCAAGGTTTAGTTACAATAGCACTGTCAGTGGCCTTGGGACATCAAGTAGAACATTGCCGAGTGCTGAGATGCCAAAGCAAGGGAAGCAAGCACCTGTGCTTCATG GTATACCAGATTTTGCTGAAGTATATAGCTTCATTGGAAGCGTTTTTGATATGGAAACGAAAGGGCATGTGAAAAAGCTCAACGAAATGGACccaataaattttgaaact GTTTTGATGTTGATGAGGAACCTTACTGTTAATTTGTCAAGCCCTGATTTTGAGCCAATT AGGAAGGTCATGTCATCTTATGATGTCAATAGCAAAACAGTGGGAGTTGCTGCCCTGAACCAGAGCAATGACATAGCATGTTGA